In the genome of Phacochoerus africanus isolate WHEZ1 chromosome 10, ROS_Pafr_v1, whole genome shotgun sequence, one region contains:
- the SOD3 gene encoding extracellular superoxide dismutase [Cu-Zn], which yields MPFFPRGDHAPEAAPWATNSPGVCQPPSCSDDDGRAGAAPHFLGGKALLEELERCPTPAMLTLLCAYLLLAPGASDALTHVDLERPGSHMEEQIRDMQAKVTEIWQELTQQRAAGGQAALHATCSMQPSILLDATQPQVSGLVLFRQLRPGALLDAYFHLEGFPAEPNSTSRAIHVHQFGDLSQGCDSTGPHYNPLEVPHPQHPGDFGNFAVRDGQIWKYRSGLGASLFGPHSIAGRAVVVHAGEDDLGRGGNQASLENGNAGRRLACCVVALCGPGPWAHQAQEHAEHRKRRRASECKAS from the exons ATGCCCTTCTTTCCTCGCGGGGACCACGCCCCCGAGGCTGCCCCATGGGCCACAAACAGCCCAGGCGTCTGCCAGCCACCTTCCTGTAGCGACGACGACGGCCGGGCGGGTGCTGCTCCCCATTTCCTGGGAGGGAAGGCTCTCTTGGAAGAGCTGGAAAG GTGCCCGACTCCTGCCATGCTGACGCTGCTCTGTGCTTACCTGCTCCTGGCGCCTGGCGCCTCCGACGCCTTGACCCACGTGGACCTGGAGCGGCCCGGCTCCCACATGGAGGAGCAGATCCGGGACATGCAGGCCAAAGTGACGGAGATCTGGCAGGAGTTGACGCAGCAGCGGGCGGCGGGCGGCCAGGCCGCGCTCCACGCCACCTGCTCGATGCAGCCTTCGATCTTGCTGGACGCGACGCAGCCCCAGGTGAGCGGCCTCGTGCTCTTCCGGCAGCTCCGGCCCGGCGCCCTGCTCGACGCCTACTTCCACCTGGAGGGCTTCCCGGCCGAGCCCAACAGCACCAGCCGCGCCATCCACGTGCACCAGTTCGGGGACCTGAGCCAGGGCTGCGACTCCACAGGGCCGCACTACAACCCGCTGGAGGTGCCACATCCGCAGCACCCGGGAGACTTCGGCAACTTCGCCGTGCGCGACGGCCAGATCTGGAAGTACCGCTCCGGCCTGGGCGCCTCGCTCTTCGGCCCGCACTCGATCGCGGGCCGCGCGGTGGTGGTCCACGCGGGCGAGGACGACCTGGGCCGCGGCGGCAACCAGGCCAGCCTGGAGAACGGCAACGCCGGCCGCCGCCTGGCCTGCTGCGTGGTGGCCCTGTGCGGCCCCGGGCCCTGGGCGCACCAGGCGCAGGAGCACGCCGAGCACAGGAAGCGGCGGCGCGCAAGCGAGTGCAAGGCCAGCTGA